One window of the Janthinobacterium sp. PAMC25594 genome contains the following:
- the xylB gene encoding xylulokinase: MTYLGIDIGTSEVKAILTDDAQTILASSGVSLRVSSPHPGWSEQNPEDWWHATLDVIAAIRSAQPVAFSGLRGIALSGQMHGATLLDKQQHVLRAAILWNDTRAFAECVELEALVPESRAITGNQAMPGFTAPKLLWLQKYEPSLFRAISKVLLPKDYVALRLTGDCVSDMSDASGTLWLDVAKRDWSERMLAATGLSREHMPRLVEGSHAAARIRPALCQEWGIAHAVVLAGGAGDNAAAAVGLGVVEAGAGLLSLGTSGVLFAGSDGFAPNPGQGVHAFCHCLPGRWHQMSVILSAASSLSWVARLTQSSDIGELVTLAEGVEARTAPIFLPYLSGERTPHNDATARGVFFGLSTEHGRAELAYSVMEGVAFAMADGNAALRSAGTQLEEASFVGGGSRSRFWAQLCANASGLNVLRHDHGVAGGTLGAARLAQMAVTGLSPAQVCTRPPVQETIAPQASAMLDERLARYRRLYPLLREEFAGAAAAAR; encoded by the coding sequence GTGACATATCTCGGTATCGATATCGGCACTTCCGAAGTCAAGGCCATCCTGACCGACGACGCGCAAACCATCCTCGCCAGCAGCGGCGTGAGCCTGCGCGTATCGAGTCCCCATCCCGGCTGGTCGGAGCAGAATCCGGAGGACTGGTGGCACGCCACGCTGGACGTGATCGCGGCCATCCGCAGCGCCCAGCCGGTGGCGTTTTCCGGCTTGCGCGGCATCGCGCTGTCGGGCCAGATGCATGGCGCCACGCTGCTCGACAAGCAGCAGCACGTGCTGCGCGCGGCCATTTTGTGGAACGATACGCGCGCCTTTGCCGAGTGCGTGGAACTGGAAGCGCTGGTGCCCGAGTCGCGCGCCATCACGGGCAACCAGGCCATGCCCGGCTTCACGGCGCCCAAGCTGCTGTGGCTGCAAAAGTACGAACCGTCGCTGTTTCGCGCCATCAGTAAAGTCCTGCTGCCCAAGGATTACGTGGCGCTGCGCCTGACGGGCGACTGCGTCTCCGACATGTCCGACGCCTCCGGCACCCTGTGGCTGGACGTGGCCAAACGCGACTGGTCCGAGCGCATGCTGGCGGCGACGGGCCTCTCGCGTGAACACATGCCGCGCCTGGTCGAAGGCAGCCACGCCGCCGCGCGGATACGCCCGGCGCTGTGCCAGGAGTGGGGCATCGCGCATGCGGTGGTGCTGGCCGGCGGCGCGGGCGACAATGCCGCCGCCGCCGTAGGCCTGGGCGTGGTGGAAGCGGGCGCCGGCCTGCTGTCGCTGGGCACCTCCGGCGTGCTGTTCGCCGGCAGCGATGGCTTCGCACCCAATCCGGGGCAGGGCGTGCATGCGTTCTGCCATTGCCTGCCCGGGCGCTGGCACCAGATGAGCGTGATCCTCAGCGCCGCATCCAGCCTCAGTTGGGTGGCGCGGCTGACGCAGTCGTCCGACATCGGAGAGTTGGTGACGCTGGCCGAAGGCGTGGAAGCGCGCACGGCGCCGATCTTTTTGCCCTACCTGAGCGGCGAGCGCACGCCGCACAACGACGCCACGGCGCGCGGCGTGTTTTTTGGCTTGTCGACGGAGCATGGGCGCGCGGAACTGGCCTACAGCGTGATGGAAGGCGTGGCCTTTGCCATGGCCGACGGCAATGCGGCCCTGCGCAGCGCCGGCACGCAGCTGGAAGAAGCGTCGTTCGTCGGTGGCGGTTCGCGCAGCCGCTTCTGGGCCCAGCTGTGCGCGAATGCGTCGGGCCTGAACGTGCTGCGGCACGACCATGGCGTGGCCGGCGGCACCCTCGGCGCGGCGCGCCTGGCGCAGATGGCGGTGACGGGCTTGTCGCCCGCGCAGGTGTGCACGCGCCCGCCCGTGCAGGAAACGATCGCGCCGCAGGCATCCGCCATGCTGGACGAGCGGCTGGCGCGCTACCGGCGTTTGTACCCGCTGCTGCGCGAAGAGTTCGCGGGTGCGGCCGCGGCGGCGCGCTAG
- a CDS encoding methyl-accepting chemotaxis protein, translating into MQLANLKISVRLGLLGAFFFLALVFVGVRGWSALDAASARSTEAMQRSVALTEAVDAARSAQVEFKIQVQEWKNILLRGGDAAAFQRYREAFVASGAQTRKELAGLQAMMAALKLDTAPVAQALQAHDALGVSYLAALQQYDGARADSAHTVDALVKGMDREPTRQIDAIVATIGKQSHSLMAQMKEQDTAAHRSASIAMLATVLVTLVVGSITVWWLIRSITVPLGAAVGIAQQVAAGDLRAVVADSSRDEIGDLLRALKAMSGNLADIVGRVRAGTDSIATASGEIASGNMDLSSRTEEQASSLEETAAAMIELTSTVRQNNDNADQARQLAGGASDVAQRGGAAVAQVVQTMSHINASSKRIVDIIAVIDGIAFQTNILALNAAVEAARAGEQGRGFAVVASEVRSLAHRSAAAAMEIKQLIGESVRTVEEGSVLAGQAGRTMDDVVSSVQRVNAIIGEIAVASVEQRDGIEQISIAISQMDGVTQQNAALVEQAAAAADALQQQAASLADAVSIFKLHAVPGVAAPTRRLSLT; encoded by the coding sequence ATGCAACTCGCGAATCTGAAAATCTCCGTCCGCCTGGGTTTGTTGGGCGCCTTCTTCTTTCTTGCGCTGGTGTTCGTTGGCGTGCGCGGCTGGAGCGCGCTCGATGCGGCCAGCGCGCGCAGCACGGAAGCCATGCAGCGCTCCGTGGCCCTGACGGAAGCGGTCGACGCGGCGCGCAGCGCGCAGGTGGAATTCAAGATCCAGGTGCAGGAATGGAAAAACATCCTGCTGCGCGGCGGCGATGCGGCCGCCTTCCAGCGCTACCGCGAAGCGTTTGTCGCCAGCGGCGCGCAGACGCGCAAGGAACTGGCCGGCTTGCAGGCGATGATGGCCGCGTTGAAACTCGATACGGCGCCCGTGGCGCAGGCCTTGCAGGCGCACGACGCGCTGGGCGTGAGCTACCTGGCGGCGCTGCAGCAGTATGACGGCGCGCGTGCCGACAGCGCCCACACGGTCGATGCGCTGGTCAAGGGCATGGACCGCGAACCGACGCGCCAGATCGACGCCATCGTCGCCACTATCGGCAAGCAGTCGCACAGCCTGATGGCGCAGATGAAGGAGCAGGACACGGCCGCGCACCGCAGCGCCAGCATCGCCATGCTGGCCACCGTGCTGGTGACGCTGGTCGTGGGGTCAATCACCGTGTGGTGGCTGATCCGCAGTATCACGGTGCCGCTGGGCGCGGCCGTCGGCATCGCCCAGCAAGTGGCGGCCGGCGACTTGCGCGCCGTGGTGGCCGACAGCAGCCGTGATGAAATCGGCGACCTGCTGCGTGCCCTGAAGGCGATGAGCGGCAACCTGGCCGACATCGTGGGACGGGTGCGCGCCGGCACGGACTCCATCGCCACGGCGTCGGGCGAAATCGCCAGCGGCAACATGGACCTGTCTTCGCGCACGGAGGAGCAGGCCAGTTCGCTGGAAGAAACGGCCGCCGCGATGATCGAGCTGACCTCCACCGTACGGCAGAATAACGACAACGCGGACCAGGCGCGCCAGCTGGCCGGCGGCGCGTCCGACGTGGCGCAGCGCGGTGGCGCGGCCGTGGCGCAGGTGGTGCAGACCATGAGCCATATCAATGCCTCGTCGAAGCGCATCGTCGACATCATCGCCGTCATCGACGGCATCGCCTTCCAGACGAATATCCTGGCCCTGAATGCGGCCGTGGAAGCGGCACGCGCGGGCGAGCAGGGACGCGGCTTCGCCGTCGTGGCCAGCGAAGTGCGCAGCCTGGCGCACAGGTCGGCCGCGGCGGCCATGGAAATCAAGCAGCTGATCGGCGAATCCGTGCGCACGGTGGAAGAAGGCAGCGTGCTGGCGGGCCAGGCGGGGCGCACGATGGACGATGTGGTCAGCAGCGTGCAGCGCGTGAACGCCATCATCGGCGAGATCGCCGTGGCCAGCGTGGAGCAGCGCGACGGCATCGAGCAGATCAGCATCGCCATCAGCCAGATGGATGGCGTGACGCAGCAGAATGCGGCCCTGGTGGAGCAGGCCGCCGCCGCCGCGGACGCGCTGCAGCAGCAGGCGGCCAGCCTGGCCGACGCCGTCAGCATCTTCAAACTGCATGCGGTTCCCGGCGTGGCCGCGCCGACCCGGAGACTGTCGCTGACCTGA
- a CDS encoding bifunctional diguanylate cyclase/phosphodiesterase, with protein MTALLLALCLTLAVVLSALLACQWQAARMWRMRHATGVVLQAAQAQRMADALALLHALPAAVIGTDHDGVVRYLNPRASGMGGLLGDDGLGQPVTQLLPLFHDGAPIDAARQVRDCVARQEVLEVARGAVLLRHLDGKRIDVQYSCAPLAQGGAVLLLHDVSARRRAEQQLEFIAHHDGLTGLPNRLHFQIRFEHGIAYARRHQALLAVLFVDIDRFKSINDSLGHDVGDQVLTEFARRVQQCVRKVDTVARQGGDEFIILLTELRTAHDAERVAEKIVAAIAAPFVIGEYSLSVAASVGVALYPDDDDDVNALIEKADLAMYAAKRHAPGTCLRYAARMQTQSYSRTILETALRHALERNEFALFYQPRMDLKTRTITGVKALLRWKHPELGLMMPLDFLPVLEESALILPVGAWVLATAVEQARSWMARGQVLTVSVSLSARQFYQRDIARNFAAALEAAGVPGHCIELEIAAGILIDRNQNCELILRQFRQLGMAIAISDFGTGDASLNYLKRFPTDAVKIEKCFVDDLGKPGGDGAMVRAIVAMARTLGLRSIAGGVESGAQLELLAEMGCDEAFGYYLGRAMAPEGIEVLLKSSEAVQN; from the coding sequence ATGACGGCGCTGCTGCTGGCGCTGTGCCTGACCCTGGCCGTGGTGCTGAGCGCGCTGCTGGCCTGCCAGTGGCAGGCGGCGCGCATGTGGCGCATGCGCCATGCGACCGGCGTGGTGCTGCAGGCGGCGCAGGCGCAGCGCATGGCGGATGCGCTGGCGCTGCTGCACGCGCTGCCGGCAGCCGTCATCGGCACCGACCACGATGGCGTGGTGCGGTACCTCAATCCCCGCGCCAGCGGCATGGGTGGCCTGCTGGGTGACGACGGCCTGGGCCAGCCCGTGACGCAGCTGCTGCCGCTGTTCCATGACGGCGCGCCCATCGATGCGGCGCGCCAGGTGCGCGATTGCGTGGCGCGGCAGGAAGTGCTGGAAGTGGCGCGCGGCGCCGTGCTGCTGCGCCATCTCGACGGCAAGCGCATCGACGTGCAGTACAGCTGCGCGCCGCTGGCGCAGGGCGGTGCGGTGCTGCTGCTGCACGATGTATCGGCGCGCCGGCGCGCCGAGCAGCAGCTGGAATTCATCGCCCACCACGACGGCCTGACGGGCTTGCCGAACCGCCTGCATTTCCAGATCCGCTTCGAGCACGGCATCGCCTACGCGCGCCGCCACCAGGCTTTGCTGGCCGTGCTGTTCGTCGATATCGACCGTTTCAAATCCATCAACGACAGCCTGGGACACGACGTGGGCGACCAGGTGCTGACGGAGTTCGCGCGCCGGGTGCAGCAGTGCGTGCGCAAGGTCGACACGGTGGCGCGCCAGGGCGGCGATGAATTCATCATCCTGCTGACGGAACTGCGCACGGCGCACGATGCCGAGCGGGTGGCCGAAAAGATCGTCGCCGCCATCGCCGCGCCCTTCGTCATCGGCGAATACAGCCTGTCGGTGGCCGCCAGCGTGGGCGTGGCCCTGTACCCGGACGATGACGACGACGTCAATGCGCTGATCGAGAAGGCCGACCTGGCCATGTACGCGGCCAAGCGCCACGCGCCGGGCACTTGTTTGCGCTACGCCGCGCGCATGCAGACGCAGTCGTATTCGCGCACCATCCTCGAGACGGCCCTGCGCCATGCGCTCGAACGCAACGAATTCGCCCTGTTCTACCAGCCGCGCATGGACCTGAAGACGCGCACGATCACGGGCGTGAAGGCGCTGCTGCGCTGGAAACACCCGGAACTGGGCCTCATGATGCCGCTCGACTTTTTGCCGGTGCTGGAGGAAAGCGCCCTGATCCTGCCGGTGGGCGCCTGGGTGCTGGCCACGGCGGTGGAACAGGCGCGCAGCTGGATGGCGCGGGGGCAGGTGCTGACGGTGTCCGTCAGCCTGTCGGCACGCCAGTTCTACCAGCGCGATATCGCGCGCAATTTCGCCGCCGCGCTGGAGGCGGCCGGCGTGCCGGGCCACTGCATCGAGCTGGAAATCGCCGCCGGCATCCTGATCGACCGCAACCAGAATTGCGAACTGATACTGCGCCAGTTCCGCCAGCTGGGCATGGCGATTGCCATCAGCGATTTCGGCACGGGCGATGCGTCGCTCAATTACCTGAAACGCTTTCCCACGGATGCCGTGAAGATCGAAAAGTGTTTCGTCGACGACCTGGGCAAGCCCGGTGGCGACGGCGCCATGGTGCGCGCCATCGTGGCGATGGCGCGCACGCTCGGGCTGCGCAGCATCGCCGGCGGCGTGGAAAGCGGCGCGCAGCTGGAACTGCTCGCCGAGATGGGCTGCGACGAGGCGTTTGGTTACTACCTGGGCCGCGCCATGGCACCCGAGGGCATCGAGGTGCTGCTCAAAAGTAGTGAAGCCGTTCAGAACTGA
- a CDS encoding TonB-dependent receptor encodes MHPPRLTPLARAIGGAVFLLSLAQAPAMAADATAPAAAQTAFNVPAGELSAAIASFAIEAKVSVGAAAELLQGARTAGLSGSYTVPQALVRLLAGTGLDALPSGERSYVLRKAGAASPAAPIAATLDEVAVSSSALRDGTTEGKRGYAGLTSATRLNLSLRETPQAVSVITRQQIDDQGLRTLQDVLLQAPGITVDHSSSTREYDQVFSRGFEVTSYMFDGIPTSKNLEARTYDMAIYDRVEIIRGATGLISGTGSPSAAINLVRKRPGRGFAATAGAQLGSWDRYRIEGDVSTPLTADGKVRARLVAAHEEQRSFIDRYRQKKDVLYAIVEADLTPSTVLSAGINYQQEKLKGAGRDFPMFYADGSQTRFPRSMNGTAAWSTYDREQSMLFATLEHYFDNDWIAKVAVSRSSNRYDALQGFSGNGYPDRVTGGGMRLWLANWHSKPQQTSLDAYISGPFQAFGRQHELVLGASASELKTNGPIYPAWRLDGYDHTVPDIHAWNGAMPVPDYSGTRLGSSYDKERESGLYSTLRLRPTDALSVILGARLSYWKRDIRSDYVNDTDLYDAMRENGKITPYAGLVYDLGQHWSAYASYTSIFTPQSQRDVNSRFLAPLEGKNYEVGAKGEFFGGKLTTSAAVFQLKQENLAEADPGNVWIIGTGGGSYAYHTVKGATTRGVEAEVSGQLRPDWQLTASYAYSRIRNAAGARIQTSQPQSMAKLWTTWRLAQGVPGLVLGGGVNWQSDIYMDDRGPHGERFTQKAYAVAGLMAQYQLSARLLATLNVNNVFDKQYYSTGMGGYYGDPRNAMLSLRYQF; translated from the coding sequence ATGCACCCACCTCGTTTGACTCCCCTCGCGCGCGCCATCGGCGGCGCTGTGTTCCTGCTGTCGCTGGCGCAGGCGCCGGCCATGGCGGCCGATGCCACCGCGCCGGCCGCCGCGCAAACCGCCTTCAACGTGCCGGCCGGCGAGCTGTCGGCCGCCATCGCCAGCTTTGCCATCGAGGCGAAAGTCAGCGTGGGCGCGGCGGCCGAACTGCTGCAAGGCGCGCGCACAGCAGGCCTGAGCGGCAGCTACACGGTGCCGCAGGCACTGGTCCGCCTGCTGGCCGGCACGGGCCTCGATGCGCTGCCCAGCGGGGAACGCAGCTACGTGCTGCGCAAGGCGGGCGCAGCATCGCCCGCCGCGCCGATCGCCGCGACGCTGGACGAAGTAGCCGTCAGCTCCAGCGCCCTGCGCGACGGCACCACGGAAGGCAAGCGCGGCTACGCGGGCCTGACCAGCGCCACGCGCTTGAACCTGTCGCTGCGCGAAACGCCGCAAGCCGTCAGCGTCATCACGCGCCAGCAGATCGACGACCAGGGCTTGCGTACCTTGCAGGACGTGCTGCTGCAGGCGCCCGGCATCACGGTCGACCATTCATCGAGCACGCGCGAATACGACCAGGTGTTTTCACGGGGATTTGAAGTGACGTCGTACATGTTCGACGGCATCCCGACCAGCAAGAACCTGGAAGCGCGCACCTACGACATGGCCATCTACGACAGGGTCGAAATCATCCGCGGCGCGACGGGCCTGATCAGCGGCACGGGCAGCCCGTCGGCCGCCATCAACCTGGTGCGCAAGCGCCCGGGCCGCGGCTTTGCCGCCACGGCCGGCGCGCAGCTGGGATCATGGGACCGCTACCGCATCGAAGGCGATGTCTCGACGCCCTTGACGGCGGACGGCAAGGTGCGCGCGCGCCTCGTCGCCGCGCATGAAGAGCAGCGCTCGTTCATCGACCGCTACCGGCAGAAGAAGGACGTGCTGTACGCCATCGTCGAAGCGGACCTGACGCCGTCGACGGTGCTCAGCGCCGGCATCAACTACCAGCAGGAAAAACTCAAGGGCGCGGGCCGCGACTTCCCCATGTTTTATGCCGACGGCTCACAGACGCGCTTCCCCCGCTCGATGAACGGCACGGCCGCATGGAGCACATATGACCGTGAACAAAGCATGCTGTTCGCCACGCTCGAGCATTATTTCGACAACGACTGGATCGCCAAGGTGGCCGTCAGCCGCAGCAGCAACCGGTACGACGCCTTGCAGGGCTTTTCCGGCAATGGCTACCCTGACCGCGTGACGGGCGGCGGCATGCGGCTGTGGCTGGCCAACTGGCACAGCAAGCCGCAACAGACCTCGCTCGACGCGTACATCAGCGGACCGTTCCAGGCCTTCGGCCGCCAGCACGAACTGGTGCTGGGCGCAAGCGCCTCGGAACTCAAGACGAATGGGCCCATCTATCCAGCCTGGCGTCTCGATGGCTATGACCATACGGTGCCGGATATCCACGCCTGGAATGGCGCCATGCCGGTGCCCGACTACAGCGGCACGCGCCTGGGCAGTTCGTACGACAAGGAGCGGGAAAGCGGCCTGTATTCGACCCTGCGCCTGCGCCCGACGGACGCGCTGTCGGTAATTTTGGGTGCGCGCCTGTCGTACTGGAAGCGCGACATCCGCAGCGACTATGTCAATGACACGGACCTGTACGACGCGATGCGCGAAAACGGCAAGATCACGCCATATGCGGGCCTCGTCTACGACCTGGGCCAGCACTGGTCGGCGTACGCCAGCTACACCAGCATCTTCACGCCGCAAAGCCAGCGCGACGTCAACAGCCGTTTCCTGGCACCGCTCGAAGGCAAGAACTATGAAGTGGGTGCGAAGGGCGAATTCTTCGGCGGCAAGCTCACCACCAGCGCCGCCGTCTTCCAGCTGAAGCAGGAAAACCTGGCCGAAGCCGATCCGGGCAATGTCTGGATCATCGGCACGGGTGGCGGTTCCTACGCCTACCACACGGTCAAGGGCGCCACCACGCGCGGCGTCGAGGCGGAAGTCTCGGGCCAGCTGCGTCCCGACTGGCAACTGACGGCCAGCTATGCCTACAGCCGCATCCGCAACGCCGCTGGCGCGCGCATCCAGACCAGCCAGCCGCAGAGCATGGCCAAGCTGTGGACCACCTGGCGCCTGGCGCAGGGCGTGCCTGGCCTGGTGCTGGGCGGCGGCGTGAACTGGCAGAGCGATATCTACATGGATGACCGCGGGCCGCATGGCGAACGCTTCACGCAGAAGGCGTATGCGGTGGCGGGACTGATGGCGCAGTATCAGCTCAGTGCGCGGCTGCTGGCGACCCTGAACGTCAATAACGTCTTCGACAAGCAGTACTACTCGACGGGCATGGGCGGCTACTACGGCGATCCGCGCAACGCCATGCTGTCGCTGCGCTATCAGTTCTGA
- a CDS encoding FecR domain-containing protein, which translates to MSAATPPSPLLSRKVARQAVEWYLLEQSGQATSADLTASAQWRARDPEHARAWSKVQQVSQTAGLLPPELAVPVLRRPQRRVAVQVLLALMTAPAAWLLVRHELLADYRSGVGERREVSLPDGGTLVLNTDSAVDLAYGADERRLTLRRGEVLIQTRPDHAGSRPFIVATCHGRLRALGTRFTVRVDDDSSRVTVLEHAVEITPHAPSATVRTLMAGQQSRFDASHAGLPTPAPPQADAWTHGMLAAQDMRLDAFAFELSRYRPGLLRVEPQVAGLRLSGAFRLDDTDAVLESLTRMLPVDVLYRTAYWVTLAARKK; encoded by the coding sequence ATGAGCGCGGCCACTCCACCATCTCCTCTGCTGTCGCGCAAGGTGGCGCGCCAGGCCGTCGAATGGTACCTGCTGGAGCAATCGGGCCAGGCCACATCGGCTGACCTGACGGCGTCGGCCCAATGGCGCGCGCGCGACCCGGAACATGCGCGCGCCTGGAGCAAGGTGCAACAGGTGAGCCAGACGGCAGGGCTGCTACCGCCGGAACTGGCCGTGCCCGTGCTGCGCCGGCCGCAGCGCCGCGTGGCAGTGCAGGTACTGCTGGCGCTGATGACGGCGCCGGCCGCCTGGCTGCTGGTGCGCCATGAACTGCTGGCCGACTACCGCAGCGGCGTGGGCGAACGGCGCGAGGTGTCCCTGCCCGATGGCGGCACGCTGGTACTGAACACGGACAGCGCGGTCGACCTGGCGTATGGCGCCGACGAACGCCGGCTGACGCTGCGCCGCGGCGAAGTGCTGATACAGACGCGCCCCGACCACGCGGGCAGCCGACCTTTCATCGTCGCCACCTGCCATGGCCGCCTCCGCGCGCTGGGCACGCGCTTCACCGTGCGCGTCGACGACGACAGCAGCCGCGTGACGGTGCTCGAACACGCGGTGGAAATCACGCCGCACGCGCCCTCGGCCACCGTGCGCACACTGATGGCGGGCCAGCAAAGCCGCTTCGACGCCAGCCACGCCGGCCTGCCCACGCCGGCGCCGCCGCAAGCCGATGCCTGGACGCACGGCATGCTGGCGGCGCAGGACATGCGCCTCGATGCCTTCGCCTTTGAGCTGTCACGCTACCGCCCCGGCCTGCTGCGCGTGGAGCCGCAGGTCGCGGGCTTGCGCCTGTCAGGCGCCTTCCGGCTCGACGATACGGACGCCGTGCTGGAAAGCCTGACGCGCATGCTGCCCGTCGACGTGCTGTACCGCACCGCGTACTGGGTCACCCTCGCGGCGCGCAAAAAATAA
- a CDS encoding sigma-70 family RNA polymerase sigma factor, whose product MPDSPFAPSLLLPTQLESHYRAHHGWLAHWLQRRLGNAFDAADLMQDTFIRLLAAPPVQPQTPALRAPKAYLATVAKHLLINHLRRQSLERAWLAALAALPEQHVPSTERRAEILQALQAVDAMLDGLKPKVRAVFILAQIEGHAYADIAAQLGIGERSVKRYMAEALTECVLLAPDLLP is encoded by the coding sequence ATGCCGGACAGTCCGTTTGCGCCCTCCCTCCTGCTGCCCACGCAGCTGGAAAGCCATTACCGCGCACACCACGGCTGGCTGGCGCACTGGCTGCAGCGGCGCCTGGGCAATGCTTTTGATGCGGCCGACCTGATGCAGGACACTTTCATCCGCCTGCTGGCCGCTCCCCCCGTACAGCCGCAAACGCCGGCCCTGCGCGCGCCCAAGGCCTATCTGGCGACCGTCGCCAAACACCTGCTGATCAACCATTTACGGCGCCAGTCGCTGGAACGCGCGTGGCTGGCCGCGCTGGCCGCCCTGCCCGAACAGCACGTGCCATCGACCGAGCGGCGCGCGGAAATCCTGCAGGCGCTGCAAGCGGTCGACGCCATGCTCGATGGCTTGAAACCGAAGGTGCGCGCCGTCTTCATCCTGGCGCAGATCGAAGGCCATGCGTATGCGGACATCGCCGCGCAGCTGGGCATCGGCGAACGCTCCGTGAAACGCTACATGGCCGAGGCGCTGACCGAATGCGTGCTGCTGGCGCCGGACCTGCTGCCATGA
- a CDS encoding DUF3325 domain-containing protein, whose protein sequence is MELLANFLVFALCYAGLSALCLAMDRHYADLHGRGAEPPAPLRRRLQWGGWLALAAGLAWAMHIAGGGYGLVYWVGSLTGCGLLLIWLLPYAPHQAMRLARIIGGAAVLAAVALAVL, encoded by the coding sequence ATGGAACTGTTAGCCAATTTCCTCGTCTTCGCGCTGTGCTACGCGGGCCTGTCCGCGCTGTGCCTGGCCATGGACCGCCACTACGCGGACCTGCACGGACGCGGCGCCGAACCGCCCGCGCCGCTGCGCCGCCGCCTGCAGTGGGGCGGCTGGCTGGCGCTGGCGGCCGGACTGGCCTGGGCCATGCACATCGCCGGCGGCGGCTACGGCCTCGTCTACTGGGTCGGCAGCCTGACGGGCTGCGGCTTGCTGCTGATCTGGCTGCTGCCCTATGCGCCCCACCAGGCCATGCGCCTGGCGCGCATCATCGGCGGCGCGGCCGTGCTGGCCGCCGTCGCGCTGGCAGTGCTGTAA
- a CDS encoding PepSY domain-containing protein has translation MKEGFRQSMAWLHTWSGLLVCWILLLVFYAGTASYYRNEITLWMQPELHGAAASQVSTKEAAKVAQQAMQERATGATRWFISLPGERNPATQLGWSKPSQPGEKKRGRRGNFHSEKADPATGEVLSKPRETRGGEFLYRLHFDLHYMSAIWGRWIVGFCAMFMFVSIISGIVTHKRIFKDLFTFRPKKGQRSWLDAHNVTAVLALPYHIMITYTGLVTLMFLYMPSGATAAYKGDQDAFFAEAFPGRSGDSKPAGVAAPLTPIAPLVRQAEQHWGGKVERISVNHPGDANATISLTRAGGRDMSSKQPSMEFDGVSGKLLSSDGDAQPGAAATQGVMVGLHVAHFGGPLLRALFFLSGLAGCAMVATGALLWAVKTRQKQAKALAAGKRASFGLRLVEALNIGAIAGIPIAFGAYFWANRLLPVALEERSKEEIACFFGAWALAAIIAQLRPSRAMWRMQLAVGAFLLAALPVLNVFTTNSHLGVTLFLGRGPVAVAAFDLVVLALGLGLAYAAYKLKPLPAKAAKAAPVKPAPTMEAA, from the coding sequence ATGAAAGAAGGTTTCCGCCAGTCGATGGCATGGCTGCACACCTGGTCCGGCCTGCTCGTCTGCTGGATCTTGCTGCTGGTGTTTTACGCCGGCACGGCCAGCTACTACCGCAATGAAATCACCTTGTGGATGCAGCCCGAATTGCACGGCGCCGCCGCCAGCCAGGTCAGCACAAAGGAAGCGGCCAAGGTCGCGCAACAAGCGATGCAAGAGCGCGCCACGGGCGCCACGCGCTGGTTCATCAGCCTGCCCGGCGAGCGCAATCCCGCCACGCAGCTGGGCTGGAGCAAGCCGTCGCAACCGGGCGAAAAGAAACGCGGACGGCGCGGCAATTTTCATAGCGAAAAAGCCGACCCGGCCACGGGCGAGGTGCTGTCCAAGCCGCGCGAGACGCGGGGCGGCGAATTCCTCTATCGCCTGCATTTCGACCTGCACTACATGTCGGCCATCTGGGGCCGCTGGATCGTGGGTTTCTGCGCCATGTTCATGTTCGTTTCCATCATCAGCGGCATCGTCACGCACAAGCGCATCTTCAAGGACCTGTTTACCTTCCGGCCGAAAAAGGGCCAGCGCTCGTGGCTCGACGCGCACAACGTGACGGCCGTGCTGGCCCTGCCCTACCACATCATGATCACCTACACGGGCCTGGTCACCCTGATGTTCCTGTACATGCCGTCCGGCGCCACGGCCGCCTACAAGGGCGACCAGGATGCCTTCTTCGCCGAAGCGTTTCCCGGCCGCTCGGGCGACAGCAAGCCGGCCGGCGTGGCCGCGCCGCTGACGCCGATCGCCCCCCTGGTGCGCCAGGCGGAACAGCACTGGGGCGGCAAGGTCGAACGCATCTCCGTGAATCATCCGGGCGACGCCAACGCCACCATTTCGCTGACGCGCGCCGGCGGACGCGACATGTCGTCAAAGCAGCCATCGATGGAGTTCGACGGCGTATCCGGCAAGCTGCTCTCAAGCGATGGCGACGCGCAGCCCGGCGCGGCCGCCACCCAGGGCGTGATGGTCGGCCTGCACGTCGCGCATTTCGGCGGGCCGCTGCTGCGCGCCCTGTTCTTCCTGTCCGGCCTGGCCGGCTGCGCCATGGTCGCCACGGGCGCCCTGCTGTGGGCCGTCAAGACGCGCCAGAAGCAAGCCAAGGCGCTGGCCGCCGGCAAGCGCGCCAGCTTCGGCCTGCGCCTGGTCGAAGCGCTCAACATCGGCGCCATCGCCGGCATCCCGATCGCCTTCGGCGCCTACTTCTGGGCCAACCGCCTGCTGCCGGTGGCGCTGGAAGAACGCTCGAAGGAAGAAATTGCCTGCTTCTTCGGCGCCTGGGCCCTGGCCGCCATCATCGCCCAGCTGCGGCCCTCGCGCGCGATGTGGCGCATGCAGCTGGCCGTGGGCGCCTTCCTGCTGGCGGCGCTGCCCGTGCTGAACGTCTTCACCACCAATTCGCACCTGGGCGTGACCCTGTTCCTGGGCCGCGGCCCCGTGGCGGTGGCCGCCTTCGACCTGGTGGTGCTGGCGCTGGGCCTGGGCCTCGCGTATGCGGCGTACAAGTTAAAACCGCTGCCCGCGAAGGCGGCCAAGGCGGCACCCGTAAAACCGGCGCCAACGATGGAGGCCGCGTGA